The following are encoded together in the Pedobacter steynii genome:
- a CDS encoding glycoside hydrolase, translating to MKVNHKVLKKFRKTGVTGLMLILLFVSWNAFGQSINHEGKLLYLLNGAQKMEIDPELFSITAVDAEGKRYQVSAPLQKEKLSGLTHDHKKASWAYPEKGIGISLELHPEYLEVSIKASKTTEFTWPVLKGEIDALTIPMHQGKYIPAKDSLWISHLTKTGSLSGSQDLSMQFFAANMGAKALVYVIRNMFNNELNFANDKGTLGLSVNHEFPATVSDKQYGFRIYLTTNSTTAIAKTYKKYVEEQGQIITLEQKAEHNPNIRKLYGAPHIYIWNDKFLVSNDVVNWKLFKRIILGQLRDRTMNPTKNMFRQFSVGEAGTEFQNQLDEFVKEEFMTRYQKNGLIQAINEVLLRKDFYNKLAWSNTRMEENVLSLIGKGPDQLNAVELYRLNKLLLVAAYPEVFRPVADWGGAQPKMLDEMQAAGIKKTWLGLNDWMPAEIHPEFVTKAVGKGYLIGPYDSYHSIHQPGKEGWITARFSDTTLFTRAFVMNKNGKPSLGFLGKGRKLNPTLSMPAVKNRMREVMNNTGEVFNSWFIDCDATGESLDDYTPGRMTSQEDDIKARLQRMTWIRDTYQLVVGSEVGNDFAAGTIAYGHGMTTPVIAWNDPDMRTNKTSKYYIGGYFSNNGGVPDRYGMQAELKEEYRYLYYDSRFNIPLFQLVYNNAVITSHHWEWGSLKVPSELKNTELKEILFNVPPLYHLNDESWLKFKEVIGKHVKVFSKTHEIAVKSEMNAFDWLSKDHQVQKTTFGDKIEVVANFGKSPFTYKSQAILPRTLIIHDLISDTFEVYKP from the coding sequence ATGAAAGTTAACCATAAGGTATTGAAGAAATTTAGAAAGACAGGTGTGACTGGTTTAATGCTGATCCTTTTATTTGTGAGCTGGAATGCCTTCGGACAAAGCATTAATCACGAGGGGAAGCTGCTGTATTTGTTAAACGGTGCGCAGAAGATGGAAATTGATCCCGAATTGTTTTCAATTACAGCGGTAGATGCTGAGGGGAAGCGGTACCAGGTTTCTGCTCCGCTTCAAAAAGAAAAGCTGAGCGGATTAACGCATGATCACAAAAAGGCATCCTGGGCTTATCCTGAAAAGGGGATCGGGATATCGCTGGAATTGCATCCTGAATACTTAGAGGTAAGTATAAAAGCAAGTAAAACCACGGAGTTCACATGGCCGGTGTTGAAAGGAGAAATAGACGCGTTGACGATTCCAATGCATCAAGGGAAATATATTCCTGCGAAGGATTCCTTATGGATCAGTCATCTGACCAAAACAGGTTCTTTAAGTGGAAGCCAGGATTTGTCTATGCAATTCTTTGCAGCAAATATGGGAGCTAAAGCGCTGGTTTATGTGATCAGGAATATGTTCAATAATGAGTTGAACTTTGCGAACGATAAGGGTACCTTGGGATTGAGCGTTAATCATGAATTTCCTGCAACTGTATCCGACAAGCAATATGGTTTCAGAATTTATCTGACTACAAACAGTACCACAGCGATTGCGAAGACTTATAAAAAGTATGTAGAAGAACAAGGGCAAATCATTACACTGGAACAGAAGGCAGAGCATAATCCCAATATTAGGAAATTGTACGGCGCGCCCCATATTTATATCTGGAATGATAAATTTCTGGTATCAAATGATGTGGTTAATTGGAAGCTGTTTAAGAGAATAATCCTGGGGCAACTGCGGGATAGAACAATGAATCCTACGAAAAATATGTTTAGACAGTTTTCAGTCGGGGAGGCAGGGACTGAATTTCAAAATCAGCTGGATGAGTTTGTAAAAGAGGAATTCATGACCAGGTACCAGAAGAATGGATTGATCCAGGCCATAAATGAAGTTTTGCTAAGGAAAGATTTTTATAATAAACTGGCCTGGAGTAATACGAGGATGGAGGAAAATGTTTTAAGCCTGATCGGTAAAGGCCCGGACCAGCTGAATGCTGTTGAACTTTATCGCTTAAATAAACTGTTACTGGTTGCTGCATACCCTGAGGTTTTTCGTCCGGTGGCCGATTGGGGAGGGGCACAGCCCAAAATGCTGGATGAAATGCAGGCTGCGGGAATAAAAAAAACATGGCTGGGTTTAAACGACTGGATGCCTGCAGAAATTCATCCTGAGTTTGTCACGAAGGCGGTCGGAAAAGGTTATTTAATCGGCCCTTATGATTCCTATCATAGCATTCATCAGCCGGGAAAAGAAGGTTGGATTACGGCAAGATTTTCCGACACAACGCTGTTCACAAGAGCTTTTGTAATGAATAAAAATGGGAAACCATCTTTGGGTTTTCTGGGGAAAGGGCGGAAGCTAAATCCTACTTTGTCGATGCCTGCGGTGAAAAACAGGATGAGAGAGGTGATGAACAATACGGGGGAAGTATTCAATTCCTGGTTTATTGATTGTGATGCGACAGGCGAAAGTCTGGATGATTATACGCCTGGAAGGATGACCAGTCAGGAAGATGACATCAAAGCACGTTTGCAAAGAATGACCTGGATTAGGGATACTTATCAATTGGTTGTTGGCTCGGAGGTAGGAAATGATTTTGCTGCGGGTACAATTGCCTATGGTCATGGAATGACTACGCCGGTGATTGCCTGGAATGATCCGGATATGAGAACAAACAAAACCTCAAAGTATTATATCGGTGGATATTTCTCGAATAATGGAGGGGTTCCCGACCGTTACGGAATGCAGGCAGAGCTGAAAGAAGAATACCGCTATCTCTATTATGATAGTCGTTTTAACATTCCCCTATTTCAACTGGTCTATAACAATGCGGTAATCACTTCTCATCATTGGGAATGGGGAAGTTTGAAAGTGCCTTCAGAATTGAAGAATACGGAATTAAAGGAGATTTTATTTAATGTTCCCCCATTGTATCACCTCAATGATGAAAGCTGGTTGAAGTTTAAAGAAGTCATTGGGAAACATGTAAAAGTCTTTTCAAAAACACATGAAATTGCAGTCAAATCAGAGATGAATGCATTCGATTGGCTGAGCAAAGATCATCAGGTTCAGAAAACTACATTTGGCGATAAGATCGAGGTGGTCGCGAATTTCGGCAAGAGCCCTTTTACTTACAAGAGCCAGGCGATTCTTCCGCGAACCCTGATCATTCATGATCTTATTAGCGATACTTTTGAAGTCTATAAACCTTAA
- a CDS encoding helix-turn-helix domain-containing protein, with product MTQERIDFFYHYTLSPEWQQQIVEKLGARLIDNKILLMPEGIASGGSIFLEVLPGKLSVLLLDMTFQVPVAITRIPTDHNYYMVYFDIGDEITTHIVEDSVHRAGYHSKLGMSFMDSSSKGIIMPPIGERSYSLRLFIEKSYLKELGASTRDLSVNNQLFDETKNTLFFYSHIDSRSKVLLNNLKEHPFTNPSFELKLKSTALYLLGYLVERVSRFEPIINKLSPSDIDNILKTSQYLLDHLLEEFPGLPTMAALAGMSVSKYKTLFKKMLKESPNNFFLNEKLLLAQKLLQSGNFNSVQEIAYELGYSSPNYFAKVYKKMFGLLPAEVLVKEH from the coding sequence ATGACGCAGGAAAGAATAGATTTTTTTTACCACTATACCCTCAGTCCGGAATGGCAGCAGCAAATCGTTGAAAAATTAGGCGCCAGGCTCATCGACAACAAAATCCTGCTCATGCCGGAAGGAATTGCTTCCGGAGGTTCCATTTTTCTGGAGGTATTGCCTGGAAAACTATCGGTACTGCTGCTGGACATGACTTTTCAGGTTCCTGTTGCCATCACCAGAATCCCTACAGACCACAATTATTATATGGTCTATTTTGACATTGGTGATGAGATTACCACTCATATCGTGGAAGATAGCGTTCACCGGGCCGGATACCATTCCAAATTGGGAATGAGTTTTATGGATTCCAGTTCAAAGGGAATCATTATGCCCCCGATCGGGGAACGCTCTTACAGCCTGAGGTTGTTTATCGAAAAAAGTTATTTAAAAGAATTAGGGGCCTCCACCAGAGACCTTTCTGTGAACAACCAGTTATTCGACGAAACGAAAAATACCTTGTTCTTCTATAGTCATATTGACAGCAGAAGTAAGGTATTGCTCAATAACCTGAAGGAACATCCCTTTACCAATCCATCCTTCGAATTAAAGTTGAAAAGTACCGCTTTGTATCTTTTGGGTTATCTTGTGGAGCGGGTCAGTCGCTTTGAACCCATCATCAACAAGCTCTCCCCTTCCGATATCGACAATATATTGAAAACTTCTCAATACCTATTGGATCACCTGCTGGAAGAATTCCCTGGGTTACCAACGATGGCTGCGCTTGCGGGAATGTCCGTTTCGAAGTACAAAACACTCTTTAAAAAGATGCTGAAGGAAAGTCCGAATAACTTTTTTCTGAATGAGAAGCTCCTGCTTGCACAGAAGCTATTACAAAGCGGCAACTTCAACAGTGTGCAGGAGATCGCCTATGAGCTCGGCTATAGCAGTCCAAATTACTTTGCCAAAGTGTATAAAAAAATGTTTGGCCTGCTACCGGCAGAAGTGCTGGTTAAGGAACATTAA
- a CDS encoding BamA/TamA family outer membrane protein: MQRLSVKTSLFFLLLFPCGLYAQNVSNIATEQTVQTDTSAQKDLIDVAKSLFKIKPKKIKEERGKKIYFSILPVSSNIPGGSGRALVTSTTAAMYLGPRKTTNLSSVTFTPYWNLGNRFGLPLRSTIWLPDNKWVIQGDTRFLVYPQYTWGLGSKALKPAPTLVDYKYIRFYQSALKQVRPYFFVGLGYSLDYRFNIKSEDPNVSLKQYTNYEYGTGNNSFSSGITFNLLYDTRNNSINPLPGMYGNLVYRVNPKFLGSNDSWSSLYLDVRKYISMNPSKPDQQNTLAFWTYLWATLGNKTPYLDLPSIGWDPANRSGRGIDQNRYRGRSLFYLESEYRRDITNNGLLGFVVFANVNTVSGSNTMFSSWKPAVGTGLRVKFNKSSNTNIGVDYGTSKGYNSFTFSLGEAF, from the coding sequence ATGCAAAGACTTTCAGTAAAAACAAGTTTATTTTTCTTGTTGCTATTTCCTTGTGGCTTATATGCTCAGAATGTGAGCAATATCGCTACGGAGCAAACGGTTCAGACGGACACCTCCGCTCAGAAAGATCTGATTGATGTGGCCAAATCATTGTTTAAGATAAAACCGAAGAAAATCAAGGAAGAACGAGGTAAAAAGATCTATTTTTCTATACTTCCGGTGAGTAGTAACATTCCTGGTGGAAGTGGCCGCGCATTGGTCACAAGTACCACTGCAGCGATGTATCTGGGGCCCAGAAAGACCACGAACCTGTCCTCTGTTACATTTACTCCCTACTGGAATCTGGGAAACCGTTTTGGTTTGCCCTTGCGCAGCACCATATGGCTTCCTGACAATAAATGGGTAATCCAGGGAGATACGCGTTTTCTGGTTTATCCGCAATATACCTGGGGACTGGGGAGTAAGGCCTTAAAACCAGCGCCTACCCTGGTAGATTACAAGTATATTCGTTTTTACCAAAGTGCACTGAAACAGGTCAGACCTTATTTCTTTGTGGGATTGGGTTATAGTCTTGATTACCGTTTTAATATAAAAAGTGAAGATCCGAATGTGAGTCTGAAACAGTACACAAACTACGAATACGGGACTGGCAATAACTCTTTTTCTTCCGGTATTACCTTCAATTTGCTCTACGATACCAGGAATAACTCCATTAATCCACTTCCAGGTATGTATGGCAACCTGGTTTATCGGGTAAATCCCAAATTTTTAGGTAGCAATGATTCATGGAGCTCTTTGTACCTGGATGTTAGAAAATATATTTCCATGAATCCATCCAAACCTGATCAGCAGAACACATTGGCTTTCTGGACTTACCTCTGGGCGACCCTGGGAAATAAAACTCCGTATCTTGATTTACCCAGTATCGGCTGGGACCCCGCTAACCGCTCAGGCAGAGGGATCGACCAGAACCGGTATCGTGGAAGGTCTTTATTTTATCTGGAGAGCGAATATCGAAGGGACATTACCAATAATGGTTTGTTGGGTTTTGTGGTATTTGCGAATGTCAATACGGTTAGTGGTTCAAACACAATGTTTAGCTCCTGGAAACCTGCCGTTGGGACGGGACTTCGGGTAAAATTCAATAAGAGCTCAAATACTAATATTGGTGTTGACTACGGAACGAGCAAAGGCTACAATAGTTTTACCTTTAGTCTGGGAGAGGCTTTCTAA
- a CDS encoding RagB/SusD family nutrient uptake outer membrane protein produces the protein MKTRYISAVMIALFSVTACTKLDEKLNGQINDQGVGSGNVAAVLNSAYNSMRAPYQGPYGWWALQEFPSDEAIVPTRGGDWDDNGAWRALHLHRWQPDHTRIHSVYRDLNSVSYVATSVLQFNPTPRQAAEARFLRAFAQFSILDGWNQVPYRDPGEDVTQPSRVRKGPEALTYLITELNEILPSLPTDTNTIATKDAAKMLLMKCYLNKGAFLNRAAPTFDPADMAKVIALADEIITGGKYTLTPKYFDNFAPKNDLLSKENIFTGKNSGGIDAGGLNAMWVAPLHYNQNPSGNNGFCTLSDFYNKFEASDSRRGGAYAGVTDVSGIRVGFLVGQQVNKDGVLIKNRLGENLIFTPEVNIIERDQKRLENAGIRVIKYPIDYPNIGSRIPDNDWVYYRYSDVLLMKAEALLRTGQASLALPLVNLVRTTRGASSWGAVTLDQLLDERGREFFWEGVRRQDLIRFGKFLTPWQEKPSDDPKYLIFPIPSNQMANPNYTQNPGY, from the coding sequence ATGAAAACTAGATATATATCCGCTGTAATGATTGCTTTATTCTCCGTTACGGCATGTACAAAACTGGATGAAAAACTAAACGGGCAGATTAACGATCAGGGCGTAGGCTCAGGAAACGTTGCCGCGGTATTAAACTCGGCCTATAATTCCATGCGTGCACCTTATCAGGGCCCCTATGGCTGGTGGGCTTTACAAGAATTCCCGAGTGACGAAGCCATTGTTCCTACACGTGGTGGCGACTGGGACGATAATGGTGCATGGAGGGCATTACACCTTCATCGCTGGCAGCCAGATCATACCCGCATACATAGCGTATACCGCGACTTAAACAGTGTAAGTTATGTCGCCACAAGTGTTTTACAATTTAATCCAACACCGCGACAAGCTGCTGAAGCCCGTTTTTTACGTGCCTTTGCCCAATTCTCTATTCTTGATGGCTGGAACCAGGTACCGTACCGTGATCCGGGAGAAGATGTAACCCAGCCTTCCAGAGTGAGAAAAGGTCCGGAAGCACTCACGTACCTGATCACCGAGTTAAATGAGATTCTGCCATCCTTACCAACAGATACCAATACCATCGCAACCAAGGATGCGGCAAAGATGTTACTGATGAAATGTTACCTGAACAAAGGTGCATTTTTAAATCGTGCGGCCCCAACTTTTGATCCGGCAGATATGGCTAAGGTGATTGCCCTTGCAGATGAAATCATCACCGGCGGCAAGTACACCCTGACGCCTAAATACTTCGACAATTTTGCCCCTAAAAATGACCTGCTTTCGAAGGAAAACATTTTTACCGGAAAAAATAGTGGTGGCATAGATGCCGGCGGACTCAATGCCATGTGGGTGGCCCCTTTACATTACAATCAAAACCCAAGCGGAAACAATGGTTTTTGTACCCTATCGGATTTTTACAATAAATTCGAAGCCTCAGACTCCAGAAGAGGTGGTGCGTATGCAGGTGTTACTGATGTATCCGGTATCCGGGTTGGCTTTCTCGTAGGTCAGCAGGTAAATAAAGATGGCGTATTGATTAAAAACCGTCTTGGCGAAAACCTGATTTTTACCCCTGAGGTGAATATCATTGAACGGGATCAGAAAAGACTGGAAAATGCAGGGATACGTGTCATTAAATATCCTATCGATTATCCAAACATCGGTTCCCGGATTCCGGACAACGACTGGGTTTATTACAGGTATTCGGACGTGTTGCTGATGAAAGCAGAAGCACTATTGAGAACCGGACAGGCCTCACTTGCGCTTCCTTTGGTAAACCTGGTACGGACTACCCGCGGCGCATCTTCCTGGGGAGCGGTAACACTGGATCAGTTACTGGACGAACGTGGCCGTGAATTCTTCTGGGAGGGAGTAAGAAGACAGGATTTAATCCGCTTCGGTAAATTCTTAACCCCATGGCAGGAAAAACCATCGGATGACCCTAAGTATTTGATTTTTCCAATTCCTTCTAATCAAATGGCAAACCCGAATTACACCCAAAATCCAGGGTATTAA
- a CDS encoding helix-turn-helix domain-containing protein, whose amino-acid sequence MKEVVHQYGVELDWVADLAAQLDGYVEGNCIRIPDELHPGNRYVLQINEQLSAFIIDVTYRQDVVFKLRNTRSDFVGLYFNLTEGESIHILDEVSRSAGRWGYNLAIFDADMRGDFQVKTGCTSYMIAIFIKKTALKQYISNIPQYQQIVESIFDPKLNTIVRFDRMSNQAWWLMNELRKVSPDNPLYNIFVSGTVYGLIGDYMDQIISQEIIIGQVIAEDVVNVVGSQAFLIENIENPFPGIADLASRAMMSETKYKKLFKKITGVSPNSFFLSNKLSFAKEMLETGNYTISEIADKFSFFGASHLIEQFKNAYGIPPKEYLTRL is encoded by the coding sequence ATGAAGGAAGTAGTTCACCAGTATGGCGTAGAATTGGATTGGGTAGCAGATTTAGCGGCTCAGCTGGATGGCTATGTAGAAGGAAATTGTATCAGAATTCCTGACGAGCTGCATCCGGGAAACCGTTATGTGCTCCAGATCAATGAACAACTCAGCGCCTTTATTATTGATGTCACCTACCGGCAGGACGTAGTCTTTAAGCTGAGGAATACCCGAAGCGACTTCGTAGGTCTTTACTTCAACCTCACAGAAGGAGAATCTATCCATATACTGGATGAAGTATCCAGATCTGCCGGAAGATGGGGCTACAATCTGGCTATATTTGATGCCGATATGCGGGGCGATTTCCAGGTAAAAACAGGCTGCACCAGCTATATGATTGCGATTTTCATTAAGAAAACTGCTTTAAAACAATATATTTCCAACATCCCACAATACCAGCAGATTGTAGAGTCCATATTTGATCCTAAACTCAATACCATTGTGCGCTTTGACCGGATGAGCAATCAGGCCTGGTGGCTCATGAATGAATTGCGAAAAGTAAGTCCTGACAATCCTTTATATAATATTTTTGTAAGTGGTACCGTTTACGGATTGATCGGCGACTATATGGACCAGATCATCAGCCAGGAGATCATCATCGGGCAGGTTATTGCGGAAGATGTGGTCAATGTGGTTGGTTCACAAGCTTTTTTAATCGAGAACATTGAAAATCCTTTCCCCGGAATAGCGGATCTTGCTTCCCGGGCCATGATGTCGGAGACAAAATATAAAAAGCTCTTTAAAAAAATTACCGGGGTAAGTCCCAATAGTTTTTTCCTCAGCAATAAGCTTTCTTTCGCAAAAGAGATGCTGGAAACCGGCAATTATACCATTTCAGAAATAGCAGATAAATTCAGTTTCTTCGGCGCTTCGCATCTGATTGAACAATTTAAAAATGCTTATGGTATTCCTCCAAAGGAATACCTTACCCGACTATAA